From one Alicyclobacillus acidocaldarius subsp. acidocaldarius Tc-4-1 genomic stretch:
- the leuS gene encoding leucine--tRNA ligase, with the protein MEYRPQEIEKKWKARWREQNAHRADGKSGKPKYYCLDMFPYPSGSGLHVGHWRGYTISDVWSRYKKLHGYEILHPMGWDAFGLPAENYAIQNGIHPRIATERNIANFKRQLEEIGAMYDWDREVNTTDPSFYKWTQYFFVKMFERGLAYRKKMPINWCPSCKTGLANEEVVDGCCERCGAPVTRREMEQWMLKITDYADRLLNDLDKLDWPEHVKRMQRAWIGRSEGARIRFRLVDHDGEIEVFSTRPDTIYGATYMVLAPEHPLVPQITAPDRKAEVEAYIEQALRKSNVERQVVDKTKTGVFTGAYVQHPLLDKRLPVWIADYVLMDYGTGAIMAVPAHDDRDFEFAEQFGLEIVEVVRPLDGVTELPFTGDGVLVNSGPLDGLPVEEAKKRAIELMAAKGQAEPAVSYRLRDWVFARQRYWGEPIPIVYCEVCGTVPVPEDQLPVLLPDVERYEPTGTGESPLAAIESFVNTTCPKCGGPAKRETDTMPQWAGSCWYFLRYADPHNDQEPFSREAVNYWLPVDMYIGGVEHAVLHLLYSRFYVKFIYDLGLIDFDEPFQRLFTQGMITLNGAKMSKSKGNVVNPDDIIARHGVDALRMYEMFVGPPEEDAEWSTNGLEGVARFLARVYRLYAQHVDKLVPERPSLTKLRHRFVATLTERMESFRLNTAVSAFMEYVNNLQQEAKEGLDRATLETLAVAIAPFTPHLGEELWEMLGHTDSVFEQSWPTYDEAWLRDDEVEIAVQVNGRVRGRLTLPADTSAEEAVARAKALPDIREWIEGKQVVKEVYVPGRIVNLVVK; encoded by the coding sequence ATGGAATATCGTCCACAGGAAATCGAAAAGAAATGGAAAGCTCGGTGGCGTGAGCAGAACGCTCACAGGGCCGACGGGAAGAGCGGAAAACCGAAGTATTACTGCCTCGACATGTTCCCGTACCCGTCCGGGAGCGGCCTACACGTGGGGCATTGGCGCGGATACACGATTTCGGACGTCTGGAGTCGCTACAAGAAGCTGCACGGCTACGAGATTCTTCACCCCATGGGCTGGGATGCGTTTGGCCTGCCGGCCGAGAATTACGCCATCCAAAACGGTATCCACCCGCGGATTGCGACGGAACGGAACATCGCGAACTTCAAGCGGCAGCTTGAAGAAATCGGCGCGATGTACGACTGGGACCGCGAGGTGAACACGACTGATCCGTCATTTTACAAATGGACGCAGTATTTCTTTGTCAAAATGTTTGAGCGGGGCCTCGCCTATCGCAAAAAGATGCCCATCAACTGGTGTCCTAGCTGCAAAACCGGTCTCGCCAACGAAGAGGTGGTAGACGGCTGCTGTGAACGCTGCGGGGCGCCGGTCACGCGCCGCGAGATGGAGCAGTGGATGCTCAAGATCACGGATTACGCGGACCGCCTGCTGAACGATTTGGACAAGCTCGACTGGCCGGAGCACGTGAAGCGCATGCAGCGCGCGTGGATTGGCCGCAGCGAGGGGGCGCGTATTCGCTTCCGCCTGGTCGATCACGACGGCGAGATCGAGGTGTTCTCGACCCGCCCCGATACCATCTACGGCGCCACGTATATGGTGCTGGCGCCCGAGCACCCGCTCGTGCCTCAGATCACGGCGCCGGATCGCAAGGCGGAGGTCGAGGCCTATATCGAACAGGCGCTTCGCAAGTCGAACGTCGAGCGCCAGGTGGTGGACAAAACGAAGACCGGCGTATTCACCGGCGCCTATGTCCAGCATCCACTGCTCGACAAGCGCCTGCCGGTGTGGATCGCCGACTACGTGCTCATGGACTACGGCACGGGCGCCATCATGGCAGTGCCGGCGCACGACGATCGCGACTTTGAATTCGCGGAGCAGTTTGGGCTCGAAATCGTCGAGGTGGTGCGCCCGCTGGATGGCGTGACAGAGCTTCCCTTCACCGGAGACGGCGTGTTGGTGAACTCCGGACCGCTCGACGGACTCCCGGTTGAAGAGGCGAAGAAGCGGGCCATCGAGCTCATGGCGGCAAAGGGCCAAGCGGAGCCGGCGGTCTCCTATCGCCTGCGCGACTGGGTGTTCGCCCGCCAGCGCTATTGGGGCGAGCCGATCCCCATCGTTTATTGCGAGGTATGCGGCACGGTACCCGTTCCGGAAGATCAGTTGCCGGTACTTCTGCCCGACGTGGAGCGATATGAGCCCACCGGCACCGGTGAGTCGCCGCTTGCCGCCATCGAGTCGTTCGTCAACACCACCTGTCCAAAGTGCGGCGGCCCCGCCAAGCGCGAGACCGACACGATGCCGCAGTGGGCCGGATCGTGCTGGTACTTCCTGCGCTATGCAGATCCGCACAACGATCAGGAGCCGTTTTCGCGCGAAGCGGTGAATTACTGGCTGCCCGTCGACATGTATATCGGCGGCGTGGAGCACGCGGTGCTTCACCTGCTGTATTCCCGTTTTTACGTGAAATTCATCTACGATCTCGGCCTGATTGACTTCGACGAACCGTTCCAGCGCCTGTTCACGCAGGGCATGATCACGCTGAATGGCGCGAAGATGTCGAAGTCCAAGGGCAACGTCGTCAACCCCGATGACATCATCGCTCGGCACGGCGTGGACGCACTGCGCATGTACGAGATGTTCGTCGGTCCGCCGGAGGAAGACGCCGAGTGGAGCACCAATGGGCTTGAGGGCGTCGCGCGCTTCCTGGCCCGCGTGTATCGGCTGTACGCACAGCACGTGGACAAACTCGTGCCGGAACGCCCGTCGTTAACCAAGCTTCGCCATCGTTTCGTCGCGACGCTCACCGAGCGCATGGAGAGTTTCCGCCTCAATACGGCGGTGAGCGCGTTCATGGAGTACGTGAACAACCTTCAGCAAGAGGCCAAGGAGGGTCTGGACCGGGCCACGCTGGAGACGCTCGCCGTCGCCATCGCGCCGTTTACCCCGCATCTTGGCGAGGAACTTTGGGAGATGCTCGGGCACACGGACTCGGTCTTCGAGCAGTCCTGGCCGACCTACGACGAGGCGTGGCTGCGGGACGATGAGGTCGAGATCGCCGTTCAGGTCAATGGTCGCGTCCGCGGGCGCTTGACCCTTCCGGCCGACACGAGCGCAGAGGAGGCCGTCGCGCGAGCGAAGGCGCTGCCCGACATCCGCGAGTGGATCGAGGGGAAGCAGGTCGTCAAAGAGGTATACGTCCCCGGGCGGATTGTCAACCTGGTCGTGAAGTAA
- a CDS encoding FadR/GntR family transcriptional regulator: MCEGSSKLYMEISEEIRRQIEEGVFRPGDRLPTLRELADRFGVSRATVREALSALRGQGLVEFRHGTGTYVRTASVEMWMQPLDAAILLSYDNVRDLVELQTAVLAQIAYRAAAKRMESDYSALSHALFELEASPRRGEHRIASELKFFSVLAELAGNRLLENALRVLQEALRSSLRLLNPKWDLGVRACRRVYDAVQTGRPADARDAVYAYGEAILRAVAEKKGSGQSAMM; encoded by the coding sequence ATGTGCGAAGGTTCCAGCAAACTGTACATGGAGATCTCGGAGGAGATTCGCAGGCAGATCGAAGAGGGCGTGTTTCGGCCGGGCGATCGCCTGCCGACGCTTCGGGAGCTCGCGGACCGGTTTGGCGTGAGCCGCGCCACGGTCCGCGAGGCGTTGAGCGCGCTGCGCGGCCAGGGGCTCGTCGAATTTCGCCACGGGACGGGCACGTACGTCCGGACGGCTTCGGTGGAGATGTGGATGCAGCCGCTCGACGCCGCGATTCTTCTCAGTTACGACAACGTGCGCGATCTCGTCGAGCTCCAGACGGCTGTGCTGGCGCAGATCGCGTATCGGGCAGCCGCAAAGCGCATGGAATCCGACTATTCCGCACTGTCGCACGCACTGTTCGAGCTTGAGGCTTCGCCGCGCCGTGGAGAGCACCGCATCGCGAGTGAATTGAAGTTCTTTAGCGTCCTGGCCGAACTCGCCGGAAACCGTTTGCTCGAAAATGCGCTTCGCGTGTTGCAGGAGGCCCTTCGGTCCAGCCTTCGACTCCTGAACCCGAAATGGGATCTGGGTGTCCGGGCATGTCGGAGGGTCTACGATGCGGTTCAGACAGGGCGACCGGCGGACGCTCGCGACGCTGTGTATGCATACGGGGAAGCCATCTTGCGAGCTGTGGCGGAGAAAAAGGGAAGCGGGCAATCGGCTATGATGTGA
- the ytvI gene encoding sporulation integral membrane protein YtvI, which translates to MARDAQMRRYLWRVLEIVILLAFIAAFILALASLMQYILPFVIGWVFAILLIPVVRWLERRGLGRLTSVLLVLGVSVLLIVAISAGIIIGALREATSFVARSQVFFRVQLAQIEGEIESSESLYGQLPPQVANAIQSALTQFAHGLEGSVHKIITGLIGIVTHLPDTLFIAVISVVTAFFILQRRERMLARFYRMMPPGWAPKLNAVFEDMERAFLGTIRVQFILMCLSMFLAMIGMFVLGFPYAILLGILFGFAGLVPIVGSAILTVPWAIVALITGHVAVAIKVLALQVVISIIRHAVEPKILADSVGLDTLATLFGLYVGFKVMGFIGLFIGPILLIGAKGLLRTRLFSDFLPAEAGGEPAPDPGGDEA; encoded by the coding sequence ATGGCACGAGACGCTCAAATGCGCCGCTACCTTTGGCGAGTGCTCGAAATTGTGATTCTGCTCGCGTTCATCGCAGCTTTCATTCTGGCGCTCGCGTCGCTGATGCAGTACATTTTGCCGTTTGTCATCGGCTGGGTCTTTGCCATCCTCCTGATTCCAGTGGTCCGATGGCTGGAGCGCCGTGGTTTGGGGCGGCTGACGTCCGTGCTGTTGGTGCTCGGCGTGAGCGTGCTTCTCATTGTGGCCATTTCGGCGGGCATCATCATCGGCGCGTTGCGTGAGGCCACGTCCTTCGTCGCGCGCAGCCAGGTGTTCTTCCGCGTACAGCTCGCTCAGATCGAGGGCGAGATCGAGAGCAGCGAATCGCTTTATGGACAACTTCCTCCTCAGGTGGCAAATGCCATCCAGTCGGCGCTCACGCAGTTCGCACATGGCCTGGAGGGGAGCGTTCACAAGATCATCACCGGCCTCATTGGGATAGTCACCCATCTCCCCGACACCCTGTTCATCGCTGTGATCTCGGTTGTCACCGCATTTTTCATCTTGCAACGGCGCGAGCGCATGCTGGCCCGCTTCTACCGAATGATGCCCCCTGGGTGGGCGCCGAAGCTGAACGCCGTGTTTGAGGATATGGAGCGCGCGTTCCTCGGCACCATTCGCGTTCAGTTCATCCTGATGTGCCTGTCGATGTTCCTCGCGATGATTGGGATGTTCGTGCTCGGCTTTCCGTACGCCATCTTGCTCGGCATCCTGTTTGGCTTCGCAGGGCTCGTGCCTATCGTCGGCTCGGCCATCCTCACCGTCCCGTGGGCCATCGTGGCGCTCATCACAGGCCACGTGGCTGTGGCCATCAAGGTGCTGGCTCTGCAGGTGGTCATCTCCATCATTCGCCACGCTGTCGAACCGAAGATTCTTGCGGACAGCGTAGGGCTGGATACGCTCGCCACGCTGTTCGGCCTGTACGTGGGCTTTAAGGTCATGGGATTCATCGGTCTGTTCATCGGCCCCATTCTCCTCATCGGCGCAAAGGGCCTGCTTCGGACGCGGCTCTTCAGTGACTTTCTTCCCGCTGAGGCGGGTGGGGAACCTGCTCCAGATCCCGGAGGGGACGAGGCGTGA
- a CDS encoding DUF402 domain-containing protein, protein MRLISVRPDGALHRVWSAAEPGRFGGWWIPPGTPVEDDGGTWSSPYPVAALAWPHVWFQVFILLKPDRTDYYVNICTPPCLGTDVVWIDLDLDVRVESGRAWVADEDEFQDRSRMYPPAWRTAAQQAVVGVQRAVKFGAHPFRPSFADALRAEWILRSRPGGTVLR, encoded by the coding sequence GTGAGGCTCATCAGCGTGAGGCCGGACGGCGCCTTGCACCGCGTGTGGTCGGCGGCGGAGCCGGGGCGGTTTGGCGGTTGGTGGATCCCGCCTGGAACGCCGGTGGAGGATGACGGGGGCACGTGGAGTTCACCCTATCCGGTCGCTGCCCTGGCTTGGCCCCATGTGTGGTTTCAGGTGTTTATCCTGCTGAAGCCAGATAGAACGGATTACTACGTCAACATCTGCACGCCTCCTTGCCTCGGCACGGATGTGGTGTGGATTGATCTCGATCTGGACGTGCGCGTAGAATCCGGGCGCGCGTGGGTGGCCGATGAGGATGAGTTTCAGGACAGGAGCCGTATGTATCCACCAGCCTGGCGCACTGCGGCGCAACAGGCGGTTGTGGGCGTGCAACGCGCGGTAAAATTCGGCGCGCACCCGTTTCGGCCGTCGTTCGCCGACGCGCTGCGCGCCGAGTGGATCCTGCGATCACGTCCCGGCGGAACGGTTCTCCGCTAG
- a CDS encoding RsfA family transcriptional regulator: MASVEKSPVRSDAWTPEDDERLAQLVLRHIRTGSTQLKAFEEAAEQLGRTAAACGYRWNGVIRKRYRDEIEAAKAERKAFQMKTQPHNASAAPTASMQEVIRFLQTYDEQYQRLREYVSAIEREKSELEARVRALESQLREGGPEVPLSPEQLEEDSRTLFAIMERARKLLAENRSAGT, from the coding sequence TTGGCATCCGTCGAGAAAAGCCCTGTGCGCTCGGATGCGTGGACGCCCGAGGATGATGAGCGCCTCGCGCAGTTGGTGCTTCGCCACATTCGCACGGGCAGCACGCAACTGAAGGCGTTCGAGGAAGCGGCTGAACAGCTCGGCCGTACGGCTGCGGCGTGCGGATATCGCTGGAACGGCGTGATTCGCAAGCGATATCGGGACGAGATCGAGGCGGCAAAAGCCGAGCGCAAAGCATTTCAGATGAAAACGCAGCCTCACAACGCGAGCGCCGCCCCCACGGCGTCCATGCAGGAGGTCATTCGATTTTTACAGACGTACGACGAACAGTATCAGCGGTTGCGCGAGTACGTCTCGGCCATTGAAAGGGAAAAGTCCGAACTCGAAGCGCGGGTGCGCGCCCTCGAATCTCAATTGCGTGAAGGCGGACCGGAAGTGCCGCTGTCGCCGGAGCAACTTGAGGAAGATTCGCGCACGCTGTTTGCCATCATGGAACGGGCGCGCAAGCTGCTAGCGGAGAACCGTTCCGCCGGGACGTGA
- a CDS encoding DEAD/DEAH box helicase: MMQMNLEQLLDEWRRDPQFREQVSAWRVVPARIGRYADFPVELHPELRASLAVRGIERLYAHQREAWDLIQAGRDVVIATPTASGKTLCYNLPVLQSILRDPGVRALYVFPTKALAQDQVAELHDLVRNLKTSVHTFTYDGDTPIHARQKIREAGHIVVTNPDMLHAAILPHHTKWLRLFKNLRYVVIDEAHIYRGVFGSHVANVIRRLLRIAAFYGARPQFIFCSATIANPGELTSRLLGRETAVVSESGAPEGEKHVILYNPPVVDPSLGLRQSALRAARRLGARLLQHEIPTILFARTRNQVELLASYLRRDARDRVRSRIVSYRGGYLPNERRAIERGLREGQVLGVVSTNALELGVDIGSLQAAITVGYPGSVASTRQQMGRAGRRKGISAAIFVATSSALDQWMVRHPEALLDASPEAARIYPDNLLILMDHLKCAAYELPFSADEQFGVETTVELLDYLVDTRVLHRAADGRYFYMADDMPAHAVSLRSAAQENVVIVDQSAHPPTVIGEMDRFSALTMLHEEAIYLHQSQMYQVEKLDLENGKAFVRPVDCDYYTDAELAVHLQVLEENHLTEEGPLCHYTGDLAVHATPTLFKKIKLETHENVGWGKIYLPEAELHTSGYWVTFDRSRWSASDDEWEAALKGLGHVLKQAVALHAMCAASDVHVAVEVRDPQYARPSVYVYDAYPGGVGIAERVYRDHDQIFATAFDMLQGCPCECGCPSCVGPPTSGEPLKRWVESLLGSVVGASAPRGA, encoded by the coding sequence ATGATGCAGATGAACCTGGAACAGCTGTTGGACGAGTGGCGGCGCGATCCGCAGTTTCGAGAACAGGTCTCGGCTTGGCGCGTGGTGCCCGCGCGCATCGGGCGCTATGCTGACTTTCCTGTCGAACTTCACCCAGAATTGCGTGCATCCCTCGCTGTGCGCGGGATCGAGCGCCTTTACGCGCATCAGCGGGAGGCGTGGGATCTCATTCAGGCTGGCCGAGATGTCGTGATTGCGACGCCGACTGCGAGCGGCAAGACGCTGTGCTACAACTTGCCCGTGCTCCAGTCCATCCTGCGCGATCCCGGCGTGCGCGCGCTCTACGTGTTCCCCACCAAGGCGCTCGCGCAGGATCAAGTGGCGGAATTGCACGATCTCGTCCGAAACCTGAAGACGTCGGTGCACACGTTCACGTATGACGGGGACACGCCCATCCACGCGCGCCAGAAGATTCGGGAGGCGGGCCACATCGTGGTGACCAATCCCGACATGCTGCACGCCGCCATCCTGCCGCACCACACGAAGTGGCTGCGGCTGTTCAAAAACTTGCGCTACGTCGTGATCGACGAGGCGCACATCTACCGCGGGGTGTTTGGCAGCCACGTGGCGAACGTCATTCGCCGGCTCCTGCGCATCGCGGCGTTCTACGGCGCGCGCCCGCAGTTCATCTTCTGTTCTGCGACCATCGCCAATCCGGGCGAACTCACGTCTCGGCTCCTGGGGAGGGAGACGGCGGTCGTCTCCGAATCGGGCGCGCCGGAAGGCGAGAAGCACGTGATTCTGTACAACCCGCCTGTGGTCGATCCGTCGCTCGGCCTGCGCCAGTCGGCGCTGCGGGCGGCGAGGCGGCTCGGTGCGCGCTTACTTCAACATGAAATTCCGACCATCCTCTTTGCGCGCACGCGCAACCAGGTCGAGCTTTTGGCGTCCTATCTGCGGCGCGATGCGCGGGATCGCGTCCGATCCCGCATCGTCAGCTACCGCGGCGGCTATCTGCCGAACGAGCGCCGCGCGATTGAACGGGGCCTGCGAGAAGGCCAGGTCTTAGGCGTCGTCAGCACCAACGCGCTCGAGCTCGGCGTCGACATTGGCTCCTTGCAGGCGGCCATCACGGTTGGCTATCCGGGCTCCGTGGCTTCCACCAGGCAGCAGATGGGCCGCGCCGGGCGCCGCAAGGGGATCTCTGCGGCCATTTTTGTCGCCACGAGTTCCGCGCTGGACCAGTGGATGGTGCGCCACCCGGAAGCCCTACTGGACGCGTCGCCTGAGGCGGCGCGCATCTACCCGGACAACCTCCTCATCCTGATGGACCATCTCAAATGCGCGGCCTACGAGTTGCCGTTTTCCGCGGACGAGCAGTTTGGCGTCGAGACGACGGTGGAGCTCCTCGACTACTTGGTGGACACGCGCGTTTTGCACCGCGCCGCGGACGGTCGCTACTTTTACATGGCGGACGACATGCCGGCGCACGCCGTGTCCCTGCGCAGCGCCGCGCAGGAAAATGTCGTGATCGTCGATCAGTCCGCGCATCCACCGACGGTCATCGGCGAGATGGACCGGTTCAGCGCGCTGACGATGCTACACGAGGAGGCCATCTACCTGCATCAGTCGCAGATGTATCAGGTGGAAAAGCTGGACCTCGAGAACGGGAAGGCGTTTGTGCGCCCTGTGGATTGCGACTATTACACGGATGCGGAACTCGCTGTGCACTTGCAGGTGCTTGAAGAGAACCACTTGACCGAAGAGGGGCCGCTTTGCCATTACACGGGCGATCTCGCCGTGCACGCAACGCCGACCTTGTTTAAGAAGATCAAGCTCGAAACGCACGAGAACGTCGGCTGGGGCAAGATTTATCTCCCGGAGGCCGAGTTGCACACGTCGGGCTACTGGGTGACGTTTGACCGATCCCGCTGGTCCGCCTCGGACGACGAGTGGGAGGCGGCGCTCAAAGGCTTGGGGCACGTGCTCAAACAGGCCGTGGCGCTGCACGCGATGTGCGCGGCGTCCGACGTGCACGTCGCTGTCGAAGTGCGCGATCCGCAGTACGCACGGCCGTCCGTGTACGTGTACGACGCATACCCAGGCGGGGTGGGCATCGCGGAGCGCGTGTACCGCGACCATGATCAGATCTTTGCGACGGCCTTCGACATGTTGCAGGGCTGTCCGTGCGAGTGCGGATGCCCGAGCTGCGTCGGGCCGCCGACGAGCGGGGAGCCGCTCAAACGGTGGGTGGAGTCGCTTCTCGGCTCCGTCGTCGGGGCGAGCGCACCGCGGGGGGCGTGA
- a CDS encoding ribonuclease H-like domain-containing protein produces MGRSLLDKLKDLERTIGVRRSNGEDAPADEARAASSSPQEPHIENHREGELAEAGFQKLSTPHGPVWVRDTGFDLCTSYGDRPFADFLFCDLARLSRLAKADVAPERMMFYDVEATGLGHGGGTVPFLHAVGYFADDEFRVAQYFVPDYAAEAAVVRLLADRFEREGSVMVTYNGKSYDWPLFVNRCVLYGLIPPEPAHLDLLHPARRLWKRVVGRMKLADVEALLGVKRDNDLPGSEAPLRYFAYVQGAPLASMEDVFAHNLRDVCTLARLALEIAEALEERRSWPHAAPHVGLATWFDAWREWESADAQFRRAVEQEDADWRARWLFSLFLKRRGRWEEACEIWLELARDFPDRPEPLVEAAKYFEHHRRDLAKALESAEAAQARVADGTREHGEIARRLERIRRKLERQSACQADARRLL; encoded by the coding sequence ATGGGACGGAGCTTGTTGGACAAGCTGAAAGACCTGGAGCGAACCATCGGCGTGCGCAGGTCGAACGGCGAAGATGCGCCAGCGGACGAGGCGCGCGCGGCTTCATCCTCACCGCAGGAGCCTCACATTGAGAACCATCGCGAGGGCGAACTCGCCGAGGCCGGATTCCAAAAGCTCTCCACCCCGCATGGGCCGGTGTGGGTTCGCGACACGGGCTTCGATCTCTGCACATCCTACGGAGACCGCCCGTTCGCCGATTTCCTTTTCTGCGATCTCGCCCGCCTGAGCCGACTGGCGAAGGCCGACGTGGCGCCGGAGCGGATGATGTTTTACGACGTCGAGGCCACGGGGCTCGGGCACGGCGGAGGCACGGTGCCGTTTCTGCACGCCGTCGGCTATTTCGCCGACGATGAGTTCCGCGTGGCCCAGTACTTCGTGCCGGATTACGCGGCGGAGGCCGCGGTGGTGCGGCTTCTGGCCGACCGCTTCGAGCGAGAAGGCAGCGTGATGGTCACGTACAACGGGAAGTCGTACGACTGGCCGCTGTTCGTGAATCGATGCGTGCTTTATGGGCTGATCCCTCCCGAGCCCGCGCACCTGGATCTGCTCCACCCTGCGCGCAGGCTGTGGAAGCGCGTGGTGGGGCGCATGAAGCTGGCGGATGTTGAAGCCTTGCTAGGCGTGAAGCGGGATAACGATCTGCCCGGCAGCGAGGCGCCACTTCGCTATTTCGCGTATGTTCAGGGCGCGCCGCTCGCGTCCATGGAAGACGTGTTTGCCCACAACCTCCGCGACGTCTGCACGTTGGCGCGCCTGGCGCTCGAGATTGCGGAAGCGCTGGAGGAGAGGCGCTCGTGGCCCCACGCGGCCCCGCACGTCGGGCTCGCGACGTGGTTTGATGCGTGGAGGGAATGGGAATCGGCCGACGCACAGTTTCGCAGGGCCGTCGAGCAGGAGGACGCGGACTGGCGGGCCCGGTGGCTGTTCAGCTTGTTTTTGAAGCGCCGCGGCCGGTGGGAAGAAGCGTGTGAGATCTGGTTGGAGCTCGCGAGAGACTTTCCGGACCGTCCCGAGCCGCTCGTGGAGGCCGCGAAGTACTTCGAGCATCACCGGCGCGATCTCGCCAAGGCGCTGGAATCTGCGGAGGCGGCGCAGGCGCGGGTAGCTGACGGAACCCGTGAACACGGTGAGATTGCGCGGCGACTCGAGCGGATTCGCCGCAAGCTCGAGCGGCAATCGGCTTGCCAGGCTGACGCGCGTCGTCTACTGTAG
- a CDS encoding YktB family protein — MGKVRAVFAGWTAEDFDAMTEPGLGPRMERIRARIQPKFIQLAEHFEPWLAEKLGVPMHTHVAKHARRTVNPPESTWVAFSSDPRGYKKHPHFQIGLFATHVFAVFGYIDEGVDKAAVGARVAAESEDMFAMLPGDFAVIEDHTSPDFKLVRHLGVDGLRRVGERLAAVKKAEMLVGRTMLRDEAVRMTGEDFVRWVEETFTPACALYKTARSIAQD; from the coding sequence GTGGGGAAGGTGCGGGCGGTGTTTGCAGGGTGGACTGCAGAAGATTTTGATGCGATGACGGAGCCGGGCCTCGGTCCGCGGATGGAGCGGATTCGGGCCCGGATTCAACCGAAGTTCATCCAATTGGCCGAACACTTTGAGCCTTGGCTGGCGGAGAAGCTTGGCGTGCCAATGCACACGCATGTGGCGAAGCACGCGCGCCGCACCGTCAATCCGCCTGAGAGCACGTGGGTCGCGTTCAGCTCGGATCCGCGGGGCTACAAGAAGCATCCGCATTTCCAGATCGGTCTCTTTGCCACGCACGTGTTTGCGGTGTTCGGTTACATTGACGAGGGCGTCGATAAGGCGGCGGTTGGCGCGCGCGTGGCCGCGGAGAGCGAGGACATGTTTGCCATGCTGCCGGGGGATTTCGCCGTGATCGAAGATCACACCTCGCCGGATTTCAAGCTGGTGCGCCATCTCGGCGTGGATGGATTGCGCCGCGTTGGGGAGCGGTTGGCTGCGGTGAAGAAGGCGGAGATGCTCGTGGGGCGCACGATGCTCCGCGACGAAGCGGTGCGCATGACGGGCGAGGACTTCGTGCGGTGGGTGGAAGAGACGTTCACGCCCGCGTGCGCGCTGTACAAAACGGCTCGTTCCATCGCCCAGGACTAG